A stretch of Brassica rapa cultivar Chiifu-401-42 chromosome A08, CAAS_Brap_v3.01, whole genome shotgun sequence DNA encodes these proteins:
- the LOC103833212 gene encoding myrosinase 4-like has translation MAVPKAHYSLAILVILFVVSNCQNACNPECKAKEPFNCDNSLTFNRTGFPKNFTFGAATSAYQIEGAAHRALNGWDYYTHRYPERVPDRSSGDVACDSYDLYKEDVKLLKRLKVQAYRLSIAWSRVLPKGRLTGGVDENGIAYYNNLINELKANGIEPFVTIFHWDVPQTLEDEYGGFLSPRIVEDFKNYAELLFQRFGDRVKFWITLNQPYSLSSKGYGDGSYPPGRCTGCEFGGDSGTEPYIVTHHQLLAHAEAVSLYRKRYQKFQGGKIGTTLIGRWFAPLNETSDLDQAAARRAFQFFVGWYVYIFSMN, from the exons ATGGCAGTTCCAAAAGCTCACTACTCTCTAGCCATCCTTGTCATTCTCTTTGTCGTTTCAAATTGCCAAAATGCCTGCAATCCAGAATGCAAGGCTAAAGAACCCTTCAACTGCGATAATTCTCTTACCTTCAACCGAACTGGATTTCCAAAGAACTTTACTTTCGGTGCAGCTACTTCCGCGTACCag ATTGAGGGTGCTGCACATAGAGCCCTTAATGGATGGGACTACTACACTCATAGATATCCAG AAAGGGTTCCAGATCGCAGCTCCGGAGACGTTGCTTGTGATTCGTATGATCTTTACAAG GAGGATGTCAAATTACTGAAAAGATTGAAAGTTCAAGCATACCGACTCTCCATAGCCTGGTCAAGGGTCTTACCAA agggAAGACTGACTGGAGGAGTGGACGAGAACGGGATAGCATACTACAACAATCTCATTAACGAGTTAAAAGCTAATg GCATAGAGCCATTTGTGACTATATTTCATTGGGATGTTCCCCAAACTCTAGAAGACGAGTACGGAGGCTTCTTAAGCCCGCGTATAGT AGAGGACTTCAAGAACTATGCGGAGCTTCTATTCCAAAGATTCGGAGACAGAGTCAAGTTTTGGATCACTCTAAACCAGCCTTACTCTCTCTCATCCAAAGGTTATGGAGATGGATCATATCCACCGGGAAGGTGCACTGGCTGTGAATTTGGAGGTGATTCTGGAACCGAACCTTATATAGTCACGCATCACCAACTTCTAGCCCATGCAGAAGCTGTATCTTTATACCGAAAAAGATATCAG AAATTTCAAGGTGGTAAGATAGGAACGACCTTGATCGGGAGATGGTTTGCCCCGCTAAACGAAACTAGCGATCTCGACCAGGCTGCTGCAAGACGAGCATTCCAATTCTTCGTTGGATGGTACGTATATATATTCTCAATGAATTGA
- the LOC117127134 gene encoding uncharacterized protein K02A2.6-like, producing the protein MFKSIIFPRFGVPRVVISDGGSHFINKLLEGLLKKNGVKHKVATPYHPQTSGQVEISNREIKSILEKIVGITRKDWSNKLDDALWAYRTAYKTPLGTTPFNLVYGKACHLPVELEYKALWAIKLLNFDIKSAKEKRLFQLHELDEIRLDAFENSRIYKEKTKAFHDKNILKREFKEGDQVLLYNSRLKLFPGKLKSRWSGPFKVKEVRPYGAIVLWSTDGRDFTVNGQRVKLYMATAPEEDGVSTPLSDPTPA; encoded by the coding sequence atgttcaagagcatcatcttcccaaggtttggagttccaagagttgtaatcagtgatggaggttcccacttcattaacaaactgcttgagggacttctcaagaagaacggtgtgaagcacaaggtggcaactccttatcatccccaaacaagTGGCCAAGTTGAGATTTCTAACAGGGAGATCAAATCTATCCTGGAGAAGATTGTGGGGATTACAAGGAAGGATTGGTCTAATAAGCTTGACGATGCACTTTGGGCTTATAGGACAGCGTACAAGACACCACTGGGTACCACACCTTTCAACCTAGTGTATGGGAAAGCTTGCCATTTGCCAGTGGAGCTTGAGTACAAGGCACTATGGGCAATAAAGTTGCtgaactttgacatcaagagtgcCAAGGAGAAAAGGCTCTTTCAGCTACATGAGCTTGATGAGATAAGATTGGATGCTTTCGAGAACTCAAGAATCTACAAGGAGAAGACTAAGGCTTTCCATGACAAGAACATCCTGAAGAGAGAGTTTAAAGAAGGAGAccaagttcttctctacaacTCTAGGCTGAAGTTGTTTCCAGGAAAGCTTAAGTCAAGGTGGTCCGGTCCTTTCAAGGTCAAGGAGGTTAGACCATATGGAGCAATAGTTTTGTGGAGCACTGATGGAAGAGACTTCACAGTCAATGGACAAAGGGTTAAGCTCTACATGGCTACTGCACCAGAGGAAGATGGGGTTTCAACTCCACTGTCTGATCCTACCCCGGCCTAA